In Plasmodium gaboni strain SY75 chromosome 14, whole genome shotgun sequence, one genomic interval encodes:
- a CDS encoding hypothetical protein (conserved Plasmodium protein, unknown function) has product MDLKKNIKKNKENENVKDPVEHSCEEEPRRFNQEVSASIRRENFSLPKIQKNGLLSYEKENESFEDEDSESNTNESRKKKKEILNLKKLIENMEKRNRFDRQSTDARNNALEQEIKRISSMMNYYKDFDILIATICNSILGDPNAHVEKLELLFFIFYESFKRKKDILYIRLNNNLYELRRMNDKMEHENENLNNTNDNNQESHDQHNEKSLKEKCRYFSDLNILSCISICNVLKSITPSYKIIVSEGSNEMNDKKDNDSHGNNNMHTNKKSTNPTKNYSKLIKNVNKVEKMIVNFFRRFCRLLRENISSNLIVFVNLLCEIVGVNLYLSREENLFEYLVIYSNLTVYSKKKFNNNINILNNANVLKNIKKFKLLCANCVVQIIEIIKNDNNLSFTLNLVDCFSNMFFKNEKYITSTLLKIFTNIDIKEKKLNARIFENQSSNTHMDNNKELNAKTNISGDIKIIEKNVEKILDRLFVIYMCVLKEFDKYSHKILKCSLLAISKYSMYIDKFIMDDILIEIRDLSVIKIIPSTLRIMCIIVYLEIYNSINDYIYVDCTWVGNTILELLDFSCIPTFYSFTPDYKIKRGNNNWNNQFLDNSDDESINSELENFMKYDEFKFNTDSDDIERKMNKGIENEKRLYQKFKYCMKVIKAIDLLLKTKSFTINYNNFKSSSSDLLYKIIYQLFNIVVHIDFEIGMILLDFLSHIFTTYPLIKCICEQEGIVVSYMDKNFSVFYHNVLLHSSFFKELSCEALNISLNDSNEEYRKIVEKFLKEQKEHEIEHKIINFSLDINDTDIINQERFMNYTPSGSINIDKQKCEENKKSVQHLIKLDKKFKKLLDEHNVHPKCSGVKTSKTNNSTNNKSSYELNVRDLMHITYAKYDDLIKCFERKHKKDTTKKINVPNKENNTKNK; this is encoded by the coding sequence ATggatttaaaaaagaacattaaaaaaaataaggaaAATGAGAACGTTAAGGATCCAGTTGAACATTCATGTGAAGAGGAGCCTAGAAGGTTTAACCAAGAAGTAAGTGCCAGCATAAGGAGAGAAAATTTCAGTCTTCCAAAAATTCAGAAAAACGGTTTATTAAGCTATGAGAAAGAGAATGAATCTTTTGAAGATGAGGATAGTGAAAGTAATACCAACGAAAGTaggaagaaaaaaaaagaaatattaaatttaaagaaGTTGATAGAGAATATggaaaaaagaaatagaTTTGATAGGCAAAGTACTGACGCAAGGAATAATGCATTAGAAcaagaaataaaaagaatttcTTCTATgatgaattattataaagatTTTGATATTTTGATTGCAACTATCTGTAACAGTATATTGGGAGATCCTAATGCTCACGTTGAGAAACTcgaattattattttttattttttatgagagttttaaaagaaaaaaggatatattatatataaggTTGAACAATAATTTGTATGAATTAAGAAGAATGAATGATAAAATGGAACATGAAAATGAgaatttaaataatacaaatgatAACAACCAAGAATCTCATGATCAACATAATGAAAAGTCCCTCAAGGAAAAATGTAGATACTTTTCAGATCTAAACATCTTAAGTTGTATATCTATATGTAATGTATTAAAGTCTATTACCCCATCATACAAAATTATTGTGAGTGAAGGGTCAAACGAAATGAATGATAAGAAGGATAATGATTCGCatggaaataataatatgcACACGAACAAGAAATCAACGAATCCAACAAAGAATTATTCTAAactaataaaaaatgtgaACAAAGTAGAAAAAATGATAGTTAATTTTTTTAGAAGATTTTGTAGATTGCTAAGagaaaatatatcttcTAACCTTATTGTATTCGTTAATTTGTTGTGTGAAATAGTAGGGgtaaatttatatttatctagggaagaaaatttatttgaatACCTTGTAATTTATAGCAACTTGACGGTATATAgtaaaaagaaatttaacaataatattaatatattaaacaaTGCTAATGTGCTTAAGAACATAAAGAAGTTTAAGTTATTGTGTGCGAATTGTGTGGTTCAAATAAtagaaattataaaaaatgataataacTTATCGTTCACTTTAAATTTAGTAGATTGTTTTTCtaatatgttttttaaGAACGAAAAGTATATTACCTCAACTTtgttaaaaatatttactaatatagatataaagGAAAAGAAGTTAAATGCACGAATATTTGAAAACCAATCTTCAAATACGCATATGGATAATAACAAAGAATTAAATGCAAAAACGAATATAAGTGGCGATATTAAAATAATCGAGAAAAATgtagaaaaaatattggatcgtttatttgtaatatatatgtgtgtattaaaagaatttgataaatattcacataaaatattaaaatgttcATTACTTGCTATATCAAAATACTCTATGTATATAGATAAGTTCATAATGgatgatatattaatagaAATTAGAGATCTTTCTGTTATCAAAATTATTCCATCTACATTAAGAATTATGTGTATAATTGTTTATctagaaatatataatagtattaatgattatatatatgttgaCTGTACATGGGTAGGTAATACAATTTTGGAGTTATTAGATTTTTCTTGTATCCCTACCTTTTATAGTTTTACCCCagattataaaattaaaaggGGTAATAATAATTGGAATAATCAATTCCTGGATAATAGTGATGATGAATCTATTAATAGTGAATTGgaaaattttatgaaatatGATGAATTCAAATTTAATACTGATTCAGATGATATagaaagaaaaatgaaCAAAGGAATAGAGAATGAAAAAAGATTATATCAAAAGTTCAAATATTGTATGAAAGTAATAAAAGCTATTGATTTACTATTAAAAACGAAAAGTTTTACTATTAACTATAATAACTTTAAATCAAGTAGTAGtgatttattatataaaataatataccaattatttaatatagTAGTACATATTGATTTTGAGATTGGAATGATACTTTTAGACTTTTTAAGTCATATATTTACGACATATCCATTAATTAAATGTATATGTGAACAAGAAGGAATAGTGGTTTCTTATATGGATAAAAACTTTTCTGTATTCTATCATAATGTTTTATTACATTCTAGTTTCTTCAAAGAACTATCATGTGAAGCTTTAAACATTTCTTTGAATGATTCAAATGAAGAATACAGAAAAATTGTTGAAAAGTTTCTTAAAGAACAAAAAGAACATGAAATAgaacataaaataataaattttagTTTGGATATAAATGATACAGATATAATAAACCAAGAACGTTTTATGAATTATACTCCTAGTGGAAGCATAAATATAGATAAGCAAAAATGTGAAGAAAATAAGAAAAGTGTTCAACACCTTATAAAACttgataaaaaatttaagaAACTTTTAGATGAACATAATGTACATCCAAAATGTTCTGGAGTCAAAACTTCAAAAACCAATAATTCAactaataataaatcatcTTATGAGTTGAATGTTAGGGATCTTATGCATATTACCTATGCTAAATATGATGATTTAATTAAATGTTTTGAGAGAAAACATAAAAAAGatacaacaaaaaaaataaatgttcctaacaaagaaaataataccaaaaataaataa